From one Aminivibrio sp. genomic stretch:
- the mutS gene encoding DNA mismatch repair protein MutS, which yields MTRLPPGVKMTPMLSQYTEWKALYPDCILFFRMGDFYEMFFDDARKASEILDITLTARDASKSIPMAGVPWHAVNAYLGRLVRAGCKVAICEQIGEPDGKTLVDRQVVRIVTPGTFVPEDAGTGGRLAAVAQAGKDIAAALLSAETGRLEAGIFPPGEAASLVASFAPGELLFPENFRISRSLPMLSGFFPISRPEEFFSPVSGTRWLAEQWGVASLASFGVEDNSPSAGCAAAALKYFSETQFGAVNHVRRIYPLKPKEYLHLDVTTQRNLELLDEGGPSLWGTLNRCRSPMGRRTLREWILRPLLDEAAVRKRQDGVEYLLAGPGERRRLRDLLSECRDVERATSRLSMGTGNPRDLGAVRDTLRLLPSLLPLCSGPLEEWTAGLPDFSGLAAELCSALEEDLPRVRANGGIIRTGYDRELDEWRDAGSGASAWMDAYLEKIRTETGISKIKAGYNKVFGYYLEVSKGSLGSVPDFFIRKQTLVNAERFITEEMKVFEEKMESASAEISRREGELYDRLVGETLDRVEDLQALGEALAVLDVLASLAETAREKGYVRPVVNSGFDLVVKNGRHPVVEDVLTDSPFVPNSLKLEGEGKRIALITGPNMAGKSTYLRSAALLVIMAQMGSFVPAEAAEIGLCDRIFTRIGARDDLARGSSTFMVEMVETANILHNVTDRSLVILDEVGRGTSTYDGMSIAWAVLEYLADGCGASPKVLFATHYHELTCLEERFPCMENLSMAVKESEGGVFFLHQVVKGSADRSYGIEVARLAGLPRPVLRRAFDLLQRFEKEERTLNFPKKKREVSGARQMNLFEAERHSIVEELAAIDPDGLTPFRALELLYKLSEKSREVLRPENHSSS from the coding sequence ATGACCCGGCTCCCCCCGGGGGTGAAGATGACCCCCATGCTTTCCCAGTACACCGAATGGAAAGCTCTCTACCCCGACTGCATCCTTTTTTTCCGCATGGGCGACTTTTACGAGATGTTCTTCGACGACGCCCGGAAGGCATCGGAGATACTGGACATCACCCTGACCGCCAGGGACGCCTCGAAAAGCATTCCCATGGCGGGGGTGCCGTGGCACGCGGTGAACGCCTACCTCGGACGGCTCGTCCGGGCGGGGTGCAAGGTGGCCATCTGCGAGCAGATCGGTGAGCCGGACGGCAAGACGCTGGTGGACCGACAGGTGGTCCGTATCGTTACTCCGGGGACCTTCGTGCCCGAGGATGCGGGGACGGGAGGACGGCTGGCGGCCGTAGCCCAGGCGGGCAAGGACATCGCCGCCGCCCTGCTTTCGGCGGAGACGGGGCGCCTGGAGGCCGGGATCTTTCCCCCGGGCGAGGCGGCGTCCCTGGTGGCGTCCTTCGCCCCCGGAGAGCTGCTTTTTCCGGAAAATTTCCGCATTTCCCGAAGTCTTCCCATGCTCTCCGGCTTTTTCCCCATCTCCCGTCCCGAGGAATTCTTCAGCCCCGTGTCCGGCACCCGGTGGCTGGCGGAGCAGTGGGGCGTGGCTTCCCTGGCCTCCTTCGGCGTGGAGGACAACAGCCCTTCGGCGGGGTGCGCCGCGGCGGCCCTGAAGTATTTTTCCGAGACCCAGTTCGGCGCGGTGAACCACGTGCGGCGGATCTACCCCCTGAAGCCGAAGGAGTATCTTCACCTGGACGTGACCACCCAGAGGAACCTGGAACTGCTTGACGAAGGCGGTCCTTCCCTGTGGGGCACCCTGAACCGGTGCCGGTCGCCCATGGGGCGGCGGACTCTCCGGGAGTGGATTCTCCGCCCCCTGCTGGACGAGGCGGCCGTAAGAAAGCGGCAGGACGGGGTGGAATACCTTCTTGCCGGTCCCGGAGAACGTCGGCGTCTGAGGGATCTGCTCTCGGAGTGCCGGGACGTGGAGCGTGCCACATCACGGCTGAGCATGGGCACCGGCAACCCCCGGGATCTCGGGGCCGTCCGGGACACCCTGCGGCTGCTCCCCTCCCTTCTTCCCCTGTGCTCGGGCCCCCTGGAGGAATGGACTGCCGGGCTTCCCGATTTTTCGGGCCTCGCCGCGGAACTGTGCTCCGCCCTGGAGGAGGACCTTCCCAGGGTCCGGGCAAACGGCGGCATCATCCGCACCGGCTACGACCGGGAGCTGGACGAATGGCGGGATGCCGGTTCCGGCGCATCGGCCTGGATGGACGCCTACCTGGAGAAAATCCGGACCGAAACGGGGATATCCAAGATCAAGGCGGGGTACAATAAGGTCTTCGGCTACTATCTCGAGGTGAGCAAGGGCTCCCTGGGCTCGGTGCCTGATTTCTTCATCAGGAAGCAGACTCTGGTGAACGCCGAGCGGTTCATCACGGAGGAGATGAAGGTCTTCGAGGAGAAGATGGAGTCCGCCTCCGCCGAAATTTCCCGGAGGGAGGGTGAGCTCTACGACCGGCTCGTCGGGGAAACGCTGGACCGGGTGGAGGACCTTCAGGCCCTCGGTGAGGCCCTCGCGGTCCTTGACGTGCTGGCCTCCCTTGCGGAGACGGCCCGGGAGAAGGGGTACGTCCGCCCCGTCGTGAATTCCGGGTTTGACCTCGTGGTGAAGAACGGCCGCCATCCCGTGGTGGAGGATGTGCTCACCGACTCTCCCTTCGTTCCCAATTCCCTGAAACTGGAAGGGGAGGGGAAGCGGATCGCCCTGATCACGGGGCCGAACATGGCGGGGAAGTCCACTTACCTGCGGAGCGCCGCGCTGCTGGTGATCATGGCCCAGATGGGGAGCTTCGTTCCGGCCGAGGCTGCGGAGATCGGGCTGTGCGACCGCATCTTCACGCGGATCGGGGCCCGGGACGACCTCGCCCGGGGCAGCAGCACCTTCATGGTGGAAATGGTGGAGACGGCCAACATCCTCCACAACGTCACGGACCGGAGCCTGGTGATCCTGGACGAAGTGGGGCGGGGGACCTCTACCTACGACGGCATGAGCATCGCCTGGGCCGTGCTGGAATACCTGGCCGACGGGTGCGGCGCCTCTCCGAAAGTGCTCTTCGCCACCCATTACCACGAGCTGACCTGCCTCGAGGAGCGGTTCCCCTGCATGGAGAACCTGAGCATGGCGGTGAAGGAGAGCGAGGGGGGCGTTTTCTTCCTTCACCAGGTGGTGAAGGGGAGCGCCGACCGGTCCTACGGCATCGAGGTGGCCCGTCTCGCCGGTCTGCCCCGTCCCGTGCTGCGGAGGGCCTTCGACCTTCTGCAGCGGTTCGAGAAGGAAGAACGAACGTTGAATTTCCCGAAGAAGAAGCGGGAAGTTTCGGGAGCCCGACAGATGAACCTGTTCGAGGCGGAGCGGCACAGCATCGTGGAGGAACTGGCGGCCATCGATCCCGACGGGCTGACGCCCTTCCGGGCCCTGGAGCTGTTGTACAAGCTGAGCGAGAAGAGCAGGGAGGTGCTTCGTCCTGAAAATCACTCTTCTTCCTGA
- the mutL gene encoding DNA mismatch repair endonuclease MutL translates to MERPASVVKEAVENSLDAGATEVKVSLFEGGKVRIVVEDNGEGIAFDELPLAAARHATSKIRTVEELERIRTLGFRGEALASISAVSRFEVRSRREDDETGGLLRIEGGRQVMHTPVSCRRGTRISVEDLFYTLPARRKFLKSASSEERRVSSLLRDFAVAYPSVAFSESRDGKAGFSSSGDGDRERLLRDLWGDAGELRHCETAASHLNLECWWAPFPGKTRSIVTSFVNGRAVTDPLIRSAAGSLCRAYAGNWVFLFSLDPELLDANIHPAKAEVRFRFPGEVFDTIQQAVLRLSGRVPSIPGAAVPSFSPSPGRSFSDAPGAGTGRGGGWSFRDEGFSSEGGNLFARVASDLSPGAGTVLEEVPAGAEEQGRHFRYLGQIASGYLVFETEEGLAVMDPHAAHERIGYERAGRLSAESVTVQKCALPLPVAPSLSVSVREHRDGLEAVGFAFGEQDGQISLTAYPSLPGGMAEDPLRLLRSVLLEWTEDRKAALGEILWKKLATIACGLSVKLGDRITASEALALWRNLLECESPWNCPHGRPTVLSLTAKKLESYFGRE, encoded by the coding sequence GTGGAGCGCCCCGCGTCCGTGGTCAAGGAGGCGGTGGAGAACTCCCTCGACGCCGGCGCGACGGAAGTGAAGGTCTCTCTCTTCGAGGGAGGGAAGGTCCGCATCGTGGTGGAGGACAACGGCGAGGGTATCGCCTTTGACGAGCTTCCCCTCGCAGCGGCCCGGCACGCCACCAGCAAGATACGCACCGTGGAGGAGCTGGAGCGCATACGGACCCTCGGCTTCCGGGGAGAGGCCCTGGCCAGCATTTCCGCCGTGAGCAGGTTTGAAGTCCGGTCCCGGCGGGAGGACGACGAGACGGGAGGCCTCCTCCGCATCGAAGGGGGACGGCAGGTGATGCACACCCCCGTTTCATGCCGCAGGGGGACGCGGATCTCGGTGGAGGACCTTTTCTATACCCTTCCGGCGCGAAGAAAATTCCTGAAGTCGGCGTCCTCGGAGGAACGAAGGGTGTCGTCCCTCCTCCGGGATTTCGCCGTGGCCTACCCGTCGGTGGCTTTTTCCGAGAGCAGGGACGGGAAGGCGGGGTTTTCCTCCTCCGGCGACGGCGACCGGGAGCGGCTGCTCAGGGATCTCTGGGGTGACGCCGGTGAGCTTCGTCACTGCGAGACCGCGGCGTCCCATCTCAACCTGGAGTGCTGGTGGGCCCCCTTTCCGGGCAAGACCAGGAGCATCGTCACGTCTTTCGTCAACGGCCGGGCGGTGACCGACCCGCTGATACGGAGCGCCGCCGGGTCCTTGTGCAGGGCCTATGCCGGGAACTGGGTGTTTCTCTTCTCCCTTGACCCGGAGCTGCTTGACGCCAATATCCACCCCGCCAAGGCGGAGGTGCGGTTCCGCTTTCCGGGAGAGGTGTTCGACACCATCCAGCAGGCAGTGCTCAGGCTTTCCGGCCGGGTTCCTTCCATTCCCGGGGCAGCGGTTCCCTCCTTTTCTCCTTCCCCGGGCCGCTCCTTTTCAGACGCTCCCGGGGCCGGTACCGGACGGGGGGGAGGCTGGTCCTTCCGGGATGAAGGTTTTTCTTCGGAGGGGGGTAACCTCTTCGCCCGGGTGGCATCGGACCTGTCCCCCGGAGCGGGGACTGTTCTCGAAGAGGTCCCTGCCGGGGCGGAAGAGCAGGGAAGACATTTCCGCTATCTCGGCCAAATCGCCTCGGGGTACCTGGTGTTCGAGACGGAGGAGGGCCTTGCCGTGATGGACCCCCACGCCGCCCACGAGCGGATCGGCTACGAACGGGCCGGAAGGTTGTCGGCGGAGTCGGTGACGGTGCAGAAGTGTGCCCTTCCCCTGCCCGTGGCGCCCTCTCTGTCCGTGTCGGTGCGGGAACACCGGGACGGGCTGGAGGCTGTCGGCTTTGCGTTCGGTGAACAGGACGGGCAGATTTCCCTGACCGCTTACCCGTCCCTGCCCGGCGGCATGGCGGAAGATCCCCTGCGCCTTCTGCGCTCCGTGCTGCTTGAATGGACGGAGGACCGGAAGGCCGCCCTTGGGGAGATCCTGTGGAAGAAATTGGCCACCATCGCCTGCGGCCTGTCGGTGAAGCTGGGAGACCGGATCACGGCGTCGGAGGCCCTCGCCCTGTGGAGGAACCTCCTGGAATGCGAGTCTCCGTGGAACTGCCCCCACGGGCGCCCCACGGTGCTCTCCCTCACGGCGAAAAAGCTGGAATCATACTTCGGAAGGGAATAG
- a CDS encoding amidohydrolase codes for MALLLKNFLLCDGGMETARYGSLMVEGGKIAAIGAPDWNPPAAETVDGGGKAALLPGFVNAHTHAAMSLLRGIGEEAPLMEWLKEKIWPAEAKLREEHVYWGTMLALLEMAANGITAFGDMYFFMDSVVEASLEMGMKCTAGRGIVGPEQVKLEEGLRLAEAWKGREEFVTVQLAPHAPYTVPMHFLKEIVAAAKDRNLGIHFHFLEAEWETGYLRDEMKMSPAEYLREAGLPEVRQAVLAHCVWLDPAVLDEVDFSRMTIVHNPNSNQKLGSGMMNLPGMMEKTRKIALGTDGAASNNRLDVWGEMRSAALVSKGIAKDPTVIPARDVLRMATFEGAEALGFEKKGMIREGWAADFVMVDLDRPEYVGIDGENASHFFVYAGSSADVTGTMVAGKWLYRDGRFPGTDAEKILAKAKEMRDNLLKG; via the coding sequence ATGGCTCTATTGCTGAAAAACTTTCTGCTTTGCGACGGAGGGATGGAAACGGCCCGGTACGGTTCGCTTATGGTGGAGGGCGGAAAGATCGCCGCTATTGGAGCGCCGGACTGGAATCCGCCCGCTGCCGAAACGGTGGACGGCGGCGGGAAGGCTGCCCTCCTTCCGGGCTTCGTGAACGCCCACACCCATGCCGCCATGAGCCTGCTGCGGGGGATCGGTGAAGAGGCCCCCCTCATGGAGTGGCTGAAGGAGAAAATCTGGCCTGCCGAGGCGAAACTGAGGGAAGAGCATGTCTACTGGGGAACCATGCTCGCTCTGCTCGAGATGGCGGCAAACGGCATAACGGCCTTCGGCGACATGTATTTCTTCATGGATTCCGTGGTGGAGGCGTCGCTGGAGATGGGCATGAAGTGCACCGCCGGACGGGGTATTGTGGGACCGGAGCAGGTGAAGCTGGAGGAAGGTCTGCGGCTTGCCGAAGCGTGGAAGGGCAGGGAGGAGTTCGTCACTGTACAGCTCGCTCCCCACGCGCCCTACACGGTGCCCATGCATTTTCTGAAGGAGATAGTGGCGGCGGCGAAGGACCGGAACCTTGGGATCCACTTCCATTTCCTGGAGGCGGAGTGGGAGACCGGCTACCTGAGAGACGAGATGAAAATGAGCCCGGCAGAGTATCTCAGGGAGGCGGGCCTGCCGGAGGTCCGGCAGGCGGTGCTGGCCCACTGCGTGTGGCTCGACCCCGCCGTTTTGGACGAGGTGGATTTTTCCAGGATGACCATCGTCCATAATCCGAACAGCAACCAGAAACTGGGCAGCGGCATGATGAACCTTCCGGGCATGATGGAAAAGACGCGGAAAATCGCCCTTGGCACCGACGGCGCGGCCAGCAACAACCGCCTCGACGTGTGGGGGGAGATGCGGTCCGCTGCGCTTGTATCCAAGGGGATTGCGAAGGACCCCACCGTCATTCCCGCCAGGGATGTGCTGCGCATGGCCACCTTCGAGGGGGCGGAAGCCCTTGGCTTTGAAAAGAAGGGCATGATCCGGGAGGGCTGGGCCGCCGACTTCGTGATGGTGGACCTGGACAGGCCCGAGTACGTGGGGATCGACGGGGAAAACGCGTCCCATTTTTTTGTGTACGCCGGAAGCTCCGCCGATGTGACGGGAACCATGGTCGCCGGGAAATGGCTGTACCGGGACGGAAGGTTTCCCGGGACGGACGCGGAGAAAATCCTCGCCAAGGCGAAGGAAATGCGGGATAATCTACTGAAGGGGTAG
- the alaS gene encoding alanine--tRNA ligase, producing the protein MQWRSGKEIRSLFIDFWVSKGSRHFPSFSLIPDDPSLLFTIAGMVPFKPYYLGIRKPEAPRAVTSQKCVRTNDIDNVGRTARHHTFFEMLGNFAWGDYFKKESITWGWEFLTEVIGLEPDRMSVTIYEDDDEAYDAWHKLVGIPDARIFRFGKDDNFWFMGNQGPCGPCSEIMYDQGPEFSCGRPECAVGCDCDRYLEIWNHVFTQFDLQKDGTLVPLPKKNIDTGMGLERLTSIVQRVRTDFETDLFMPMIERACAMGGIHYGYSPKTDLAVRVIADHVRSVAFMIADGILPSNDGRGYVLRRLLRRAARFGRLLGVDRPFLLEFLPDVIGLMGDPYRELIDNRLTVEQIIDVEEKRFCRTLEQGTELLDGEVARLRGAGRTELPGDVAFVLYDTYGFPLELTMEIADENGFTVDRAGFDREMAAQRERARASSKQKRSALAGDVYSELNERLGDTPFTGYEVSESENSVAAIVVDGEETESLEEGMEGEIILDTTPFYGEKGGQVGDTGTIASTGGKAEVTDTVIRCRGLVVHKVKVLSGSLAVGDAVRSCVNDERRRAVRRNHTATHLLHEALGRVLGGHVRQSGSLVGESSLRFDFTHFEAMSREQLLAVEMEVNARILENRELTVEESDMEHAREMGAKALFEEKYGDVVRVVRIPGFSAELCGGLHVASTGEIGCFKILREEGIGSGTRRITAVTGLAAVRLFQKLWRYVNDLGAMLAVDENAVLEKVEQLQAEVKALRRKRDEEKMNALSARLQESLHWFALPEGVQGVYGSFGAVGADALREIGDRLKNGKREDALVILLASVDGDNVQVVAMADDEAVEKGVSAGKIVREASKMLGGGGGGRPNLAQGGGKDSAALPKVFESFQGWVEGQIRS; encoded by the coding sequence ATGCAGTGGAGATCAGGCAAGGAAATACGTTCACTATTCATTGATTTCTGGGTGTCAAAAGGAAGCAGGCATTTCCCGAGTTTTTCGCTCATTCCCGACGATCCTTCCCTGCTGTTCACCATTGCGGGAATGGTGCCCTTCAAGCCCTACTACCTCGGCATCCGGAAGCCCGAGGCGCCTCGGGCGGTGACCTCCCAGAAGTGTGTCCGGACCAACGACATCGACAACGTGGGCCGCACAGCCCGGCACCACACTTTTTTCGAGATGCTGGGGAACTTCGCCTGGGGGGACTATTTCAAGAAAGAGTCCATCACCTGGGGGTGGGAATTCCTGACCGAAGTGATCGGTCTCGAGCCGGACCGCATGTCGGTGACCATCTACGAGGACGACGACGAGGCCTACGACGCATGGCACAAGCTCGTTGGCATTCCGGACGCGCGCATCTTCAGATTCGGGAAGGACGATAATTTCTGGTTCATGGGGAACCAGGGCCCGTGCGGACCCTGTTCCGAGATTATGTACGACCAGGGTCCGGAGTTCTCCTGCGGCAGGCCGGAATGCGCTGTGGGGTGCGACTGCGACCGGTACCTGGAGATCTGGAACCACGTGTTCACCCAGTTTGACCTTCAGAAGGACGGAACCCTGGTGCCCCTGCCGAAGAAGAATATCGACACGGGGATGGGACTCGAGCGGCTGACGTCCATCGTCCAGCGGGTGCGGACCGACTTCGAGACGGACCTGTTCATGCCCATGATCGAGCGAGCCTGCGCCATGGGAGGCATCCACTACGGCTACAGCCCCAAGACCGATCTGGCGGTGCGGGTGATAGCCGACCATGTGCGCTCGGTGGCCTTCATGATCGCCGACGGCATTCTGCCCTCCAACGACGGCAGGGGGTACGTGCTCCGGAGGCTGTTGCGGCGGGCTGCCAGGTTCGGCCGTCTTCTCGGCGTGGACCGCCCCTTCCTGCTTGAATTTCTTCCCGACGTGATCGGTTTGATGGGGGACCCCTACCGGGAACTCATAGATAATCGGCTGACCGTGGAGCAGATCATCGACGTGGAGGAGAAGCGTTTCTGCCGTACTCTGGAGCAGGGAACGGAGCTGCTTGACGGCGAAGTGGCCAGGCTGAGGGGTGCCGGGCGGACCGAGCTTCCCGGCGATGTGGCCTTTGTGCTCTACGATACCTACGGCTTCCCCCTGGAGCTGACCATGGAGATTGCCGACGAGAACGGATTTACCGTAGACAGGGCCGGCTTCGACAGGGAGATGGCGGCTCAGCGGGAGCGCGCCCGGGCTTCGAGCAAGCAGAAGCGGAGCGCTCTGGCGGGCGACGTGTACAGCGAGTTGAACGAACGTCTTGGAGATACGCCTTTCACGGGGTACGAGGTTTCTGAATCGGAGAACTCCGTAGCCGCCATTGTCGTGGACGGGGAGGAAACGGAGTCCCTGGAAGAAGGAATGGAGGGGGAGATCATCCTCGACACCACGCCCTTCTACGGCGAAAAGGGCGGGCAGGTTGGCGACACCGGTACTATAGCGTCCACGGGCGGCAAGGCTGAAGTGACCGACACGGTGATCCGCTGCAGGGGGCTCGTGGTCCACAAGGTGAAGGTTCTCTCCGGAAGCCTGGCGGTGGGCGACGCGGTGCGGTCATGCGTAAACGACGAACGGCGCCGTGCCGTCCGGAGGAACCACACGGCCACGCATCTGCTTCACGAGGCCCTGGGCCGCGTGCTGGGAGGTCATGTGAGGCAGTCGGGTTCCCTTGTGGGGGAGAGCAGCCTGCGGTTTGACTTCACCCACTTCGAGGCCATGAGCAGAGAACAGCTTCTTGCCGTCGAGATGGAGGTGAACGCCCGCATCCTCGAGAATAGGGAGCTCACCGTGGAAGAGAGCGACATGGAGCATGCCAGGGAAATGGGGGCGAAGGCGCTTTTCGAGGAAAAGTACGGCGACGTGGTGCGGGTGGTCCGGATTCCGGGTTTCTCGGCAGAGCTGTGCGGCGGCCTGCACGTTGCGTCCACAGGGGAGATCGGGTGCTTCAAGATCCTCCGCGAGGAGGGCATCGGCTCCGGGACGCGCAGGATAACCGCCGTCACGGGACTGGCTGCCGTCCGGCTCTTCCAGAAGCTGTGGCGGTACGTGAATGACCTCGGCGCTATGCTCGCGGTGGACGAAAACGCCGTGCTCGAGAAGGTGGAGCAGCTTCAGGCCGAAGTGAAGGCCCTGAGAAGAAAGCGTGACGAGGAGAAGATGAATGCCCTGAGCGCACGGCTTCAGGAATCGCTCCACTGGTTCGCCCTTCCGGAGGGAGTTCAGGGTGTGTACGGCAGCTTCGGGGCCGTCGGCGCCGATGCGCTCCGGGAGATAGGCGACAGGCTGAAGAACGGGAAGAGGGAAGATGCCCTCGTGATTCTGCTGGCGTCGGTGGACGGCGACAACGTCCAGGTTGTCGCCATGGCGGACGACGAGGCGGTGGAAAAGGGAGTGTCCGCGGGAAAGATCGTCAGGGAAGCTTCGAAAATGCTCGGCGGCGGCGGCGGCGGACGGCCGAATCTCGCCCAGGGCGGCGGAAAGGACTCGGCTGCCCTGCCGAAGGTGTTCGAATCCTTCCAGGGATGGGTGGAGGGACAGATCCGAAGCTGA
- the ruvX gene encoding Holliday junction resolvase RuvX, which translates to MRRILALDIGTVRIGVAVSDPLGMFAQGIAVLPAEGAWLEELDALVARYDPETLLLGIPVRTNGTRGPEALKIEECAEMLGKRYPDLKVMLHDERFSTSIALQALLEGDVSRKDRKGKVDKVAAALILQSWLDRRCGGVS; encoded by the coding sequence ATGAGACGAATTCTTGCCCTCGATATCGGAACCGTGAGAATCGGCGTGGCGGTCAGCGATCCCCTGGGGATGTTCGCCCAGGGGATCGCCGTTCTGCCTGCGGAAGGAGCCTGGCTCGAAGAACTCGACGCCCTGGTGGCCCGGTACGACCCCGAAACGCTGCTGCTCGGCATCCCCGTCAGGACGAACGGGACCCGGGGGCCGGAGGCCCTGAAAATAGAGGAGTGCGCCGAAATGCTCGGGAAGAGGTACCCGGACCTGAAGGTAATGCTCCACGATGAGCGCTTCTCCACGTCGATTGCCCTGCAGGCCCTCCTGGAAGGGGATGTGTCCCGCAAAGACCGGAAGGGAAAGGTGGACAAGGTGGCTGCGGCCCTTATTCTTCAGAGTTGGCTCGACCGCCGGTGCGGAGGTGTTTCATGA
- a CDS encoding adenosylhomocysteinase has translation MEYKIADRALAPSGEKKIRWAKQYMPVLRLLEEKYRKDRPLAGTVISACLHLEAKTACLLILLKDLGAKVTAAGSNPLSTQDDICAALVENGVSVFSRHGMTTEEYFSNVRSALSVKPSIIVDDGADLAAMVHSEMRGLLPGIRGGSEETTSGVKRLKSMANEGVLAFPMISVNDAHSKYLFDNRYGTGQSVMDGLLRTTNMLIAGKNVVIAGYGWCGRGVAMRASAMGARVIVTEIDPHRAFEAIMDGYEVASMDDAASRGDIFLTLTGNTKVIRREHFEKMKDGVLLGNAGHFDVEICKPELRELSSSVEQTRPGVETYTLEDGRRIHLLGEGRLVNLACADGHPIEIMDLSFALQLESAVFLAKNTLKPGLYDVPEVIDRAVMEAKLASLNIRLDRMTPEQVEYMKSWVE, from the coding sequence ATGGAGTATAAGATCGCGGACCGGGCTCTTGCCCCTTCCGGTGAAAAGAAAATACGGTGGGCGAAGCAGTATATGCCTGTCCTGCGCCTGCTGGAGGAGAAATACCGAAAGGATAGGCCCCTCGCCGGAACGGTGATCTCCGCGTGCCTCCACCTGGAGGCGAAGACGGCCTGCCTGCTGATCCTGCTGAAGGATCTCGGCGCGAAGGTGACCGCCGCCGGGAGCAATCCCCTTTCAACCCAGGACGACATCTGCGCCGCCCTTGTGGAAAACGGCGTGTCCGTCTTCAGCCGCCACGGGATGACCACGGAGGAATATTTCTCTAACGTCCGCTCCGCCCTCTCCGTGAAGCCGAGCATTATCGTGGACGACGGGGCCGACCTGGCAGCCATGGTGCACAGCGAGATGCGGGGCCTGCTTCCGGGGATCCGGGGCGGCTCCGAGGAGACCACCTCCGGGGTAAAGCGCCTGAAGTCCATGGCCAACGAGGGGGTACTTGCCTTCCCCATGATTTCGGTGAACGACGCCCACAGCAAGTATCTCTTCGACAACCGGTACGGCACGGGGCAGTCGGTGATGGACGGTCTCCTCCGCACCACGAACATGCTGATTGCAGGGAAGAACGTGGTGATCGCCGGGTACGGCTGGTGCGGCAGGGGCGTGGCCATGCGGGCCTCCGCCATGGGCGCACGGGTAATCGTGACGGAGATCGACCCTCACCGGGCCTTCGAGGCCATCATGGACGGCTACGAAGTGGCCTCCATGGATGACGCCGCTTCCCGGGGGGACATCTTCCTGACCCTCACGGGAAACACGAAGGTCATCCGGCGGGAGCATTTCGAGAAAATGAAGGACGGGGTGCTCCTCGGCAATGCGGGGCACTTCGACGTTGAGATCTGCAAACCCGAACTCCGGGAATTGTCGTCCTCCGTGGAGCAGACCCGTCCCGGCGTTGAGACCTACACCCTGGAGGACGGCAGGCGCATTCACCTTCTCGGGGAGGGGCGGCTGGTGAACCTGGCCTGTGCCGACGGGCATCCTATCGAGATCATGGACCTGAGTTTCGCCCTGCAGCTCGAGTCCGCCGTTTTCCTCGCGAAGAACACCCTGAAGCCGGGGCTCTACGATGTGCCCGAGGTTATAGACAGGGCCGTCATGGAGGCAAAGCTTGCCTCGCTGAACATCCGGCTGGACAGGATGACCCCGGAACAGGTTGAGTACATGAAGAGCTGGGTGGAATGA